In a genomic window of Quercus lobata isolate SW786 chromosome 4, ValleyOak3.0 Primary Assembly, whole genome shotgun sequence:
- the LOC115984286 gene encoding probable LRR receptor-like serine/threonine-protein kinase At3g47570 isoform X2 has protein sequence MTGGIPPSFENLSSLDAFVASDNNLGGIIPTFFGQLTKLTLFSVPGNRFSGTIPPSISNLSSLILFDIADNQIQGHLPTYIDFTLQNMEVFIIANNQFTGSIPLAIYNASNLGIFQLSLNELSGKVHSLEKLNRISSFLISVNNFGNGGENDLSFLCSLTNSTYLNELEISFNNFGGKLPKCIGNFSTTLIYLTLDNNKIYGKIPVEIGNMINLERLSMWNNKLSGNIPSEIGQLQKLKVLELHANNFFGNIPSSLGNLTVLMNLYLLDNNLDGNIPLSLSKCKDLFSLNLANNNLNGSISPQVIALSFSTTFLDLSANQFTGALPMEIGNFKNLEYLDISENKFFGKIPTSLGSCVKLETLAMGENLFQGIVPFSLESLRGLENLDLSNNNLSGQIPKFLELFVYLQFLNLSYNNFEGEVPTVGVFKNGSATFIKGNSKLCGGIPKFQLPKCKYQKSKKRKLTLTFKLIFSISSGLLGVTLVLSLLFLSSLRKKRKENTSSDSVNLLLNLSYQNLLKATDGFSSTNLIGVGNFGSVYKGILDQGRGRHTIAVKVLNLLHHGASKSFMAECEALQNIRHRNIVKVLTSCSSIDHQGNDFKALVYEFMANGNLDEWLHPTLRTDETLEEPRNLSLLQRLDIAIDVANALDYLHHHCHTPIIHCDLKPSNVLLDDEMVGHVGDFGLARLLFDATQDCSIHQSSSIGVRGTIGYTPPEYGLGNNVSTYGDIYSYGILLLEMFTGKRPTDDIFQDNLNLHDFVKAILPEQIIDIIDPILLHVHEREGETRTNNITRNEGQNGNVTSQECLIMIFKIGVACSVEFPRERMSMSAIIIELHSIRQKLLGTNRRRQRLQSTGAQE, from the exons ATGACTGGAGGTATCCCACCTTCTTTCGAGAACTTATCTTCTCTAGACGCCTTTGTAGCATCTGATAATAACTTAGGTGGGATTATCCCTACATTTTTTGGTCAATTGACCAAACTTACATTATTTAGTGTGCCTGGAAATAGGTTTTCTGGTACAATTCCTCCCTCAATATCCAATCTCTCTTCATTGATACTATTTGATATAGCAGACAACCAAATCCAGGGACATCTTCCAACATACATAGATTTCACCCTACAAAATATGGAAGTATTTATTATTGCAAACAACCAATTTACTGGATCTATCCCTCTTGCAATATATAATGCCTCAAATTTAGGGATATTTCAATTGAGTCTAAATGAGCTAAGTGGAAAAGTTCATTCTTTGGAAAAGCTAAATAGAATTTCCTCTTTTTTAATTAGCGTTAACAATTTTGGAAATGGAGGTGAGAACGACTTgagttttctttgttctttgacAAATTCCACCTATTTGAATGAGTTGGAGATAAGTTTCAATAACTTTGGGGGAAAGTTGCCTAAGTGCATTGGAAATTTCTCAACTACTCTTATCTATTTAACtctagataataataaaatatatggaaAGATTCCTGTTGAAATTGGAAACATGATCAACTTGGAGAGACTTAGCATGTGGAACAACAAACTATCAGGTAATATTCCCTCTGAAATTGGACAGCTTCAAAAGTTAAAAGTCTTGGAATTACATGCAAACAATTTCTTTGGGAACATTCCGTCCTCTCTTGGAAATTTAACGGTCTTGATGAACTTGTATTTACTTGATAATAATCTTGATGGAAACATCCCGTTAAGTCTAAGCAAGTGCAAAGACTTGTTTTCTTTGAATCTTGCTAATAACAATCTCAATGGTTCAATATCTCCACAAGTCATTGCTCTCTCATTCTCAACAACTTTTCTTGATTTGTCTGCCAACCAATTTACTGGAGCCCTTCCGATGGAAATAGGAAATTTTAAGAATCTTGAATATCTGGATATTTCTGAAAACAAGTTTTTTGGTAAAATTCCAACAAGTCTTGGTAGTTGTGTAAAGCTCGAAACTCTAGCCATGGGCGAAAACCTCTTCCAAGGAATTGTTCCGTTTTCTTTGGAATCATTAAGAGGTCTTGAAAATCTTGATCTCTCCAACAATAATTTGTCAGGACAGATTCCAAAGTTTCTGGAGCTCTTTGTCTACTTGCAATTTTTGAATCTATCTTACAACAATTTTGAGGGTGAGGTACCAACAGTTGGAGTTTTTAAGAACGGAAGTGCAACTTTCATTAAGGGTAATAGTAAGCTTTGTGGGGGTATACCTAAGTTTCAGCTTCCGAAATGTAAATACCAAAAATCTAAGAAGAGAAAGTTGACCCTCACCTTTAAGTTAATATTCTCTATATCTTCTGGGCTTCTAGGAGTAACTTTGGTTCTGTCACTTCTATTTCTTTCCtctttaagaaagaaaagaaaagaaaatacttcAAGTGACTCGGTGAATTTGCTTTTGAATCTATCTTACCAAAATCTCCTTAAAGCAACTGATGGGTTCTCTTCTACCAATTTAATTGGTGTGGGTAACTTTGGATCTGTGTATAAAGGAATTCTTGATCAAGGTAGAGGTAGACATACAATTGCTGTCAAGGTGCTCAACCTTTTGCACCATGGAGCTTCTAAAAGTTTCATGGCCGAGTGTGAGGCTCTGCAAAACATTAGACATCGAAATATTGTAAAGGTTCTTACATCATGTTCTAGTATTGACCATCAAGGTAATGATTTTAAAGCATTGGTATATGAGTTCATGGCAAATGGCAACCTAGATGAATGGCTGCATCCAACACTAAGAACAGACGAGACTCTTGAGGAACCAAGGAATTTGAGTCTTCTTCAGAGATTAGATATTGCCATTGATGTTGCTAATGCATTGGattatcttcatcatcattgccATACACCAATCATCCACTGTGACCTCAAGCCTAGCAATGTTCTTCTTGATGATGAAATGGTTGGACATGTAGGTGACTTTGGCTTGGCAAGATTGCTTTTTGATGCTACCCAAGATTGTTCTATtcaccaatcaagctccatTGGAGTAAGAGGCACAATTGGTTATACTCCTCCag AGTATGGTTTGGGAAATAACGTGTCAACATATGGTGATATCTATAGTTAtggcatattattattagagaTGTTCACGGGAAAAAGGCCTACTGATGATATTTTTCAAGATAACTTAAACCTCCACGACTTTGTTAAAGCAATTTTGCCAGAACAGATAATTGACATTATAGATCCTATCCTTCTGCATGTGCATGAAAGAGAAGGAGAGACGcgtacaaacaacattactcgcAATGAGGGTCAAAATGGAAATGTAACAAGTCAAGAATGCTTGattatgattttcaaaattgggGTTGCTTGTTCGGTTGAATTTCCAAGAGAAAGGATGAGCATGAGTGCTATTATAATTGAGCTACATTCAATTCGACAAAAACTTCTTGGAACTAATAGACGCAGACAAAGGCTACAATCCACAG GTGCACAAGAATGA
- the LOC115984286 gene encoding probable LRR receptor-like serine/threonine-protein kinase At3g47570 isoform X1: protein MTGGIPPSFENLSSLDAFVASDNNLGGIIPTFFGQLTKLTLFSVPGNRFSGTIPPSISNLSSLILFDIADNQIQGHLPTYIDFTLQNMEVFIIANNQFTGSIPLAIYNASNLGIFQLSLNELSGKVHSLEKLNRISSFLISVNNFGNGGENDLSFLCSLTNSTYLNELEISFNNFGGKLPKCIGNFSTTLIYLTLDNNKIYGKIPVEIGNMINLERLSMWNNKLSGNIPSEIGQLQKLKVLELHANNFFGNIPSSLGNLTVLMNLYLLDNNLDGNIPLSLSKCKDLFSLNLANNNLNGSISPQVIALSFSTTFLDLSANQFTGALPMEIGNFKNLEYLDISENKFFGKIPTSLGSCVKLETLAMGENLFQGIVPFSLESLRGLENLDLSNNNLSGQIPKFLELFVYLQFLNLSYNNFEGEVPTVGVFKNGSATFIKGNSKLCGGIPKFQLPKCKYQKSKKRKLTLTFKLIFSISSGLLGVTLVLSLLFLSSLRKKRKENTSSDSVNLLLNLSYQNLLKATDGFSSTNLIGVGNFGSVYKGILDQGRGRHTIAVKVLNLLHHGASKSFMAECEALQNIRHRNIVKVLTSCSSIDHQGNDFKALVYEFMANGNLDEWLHPTLRTDETLEEPRNLSLLQRLDIAIDVANALDYLHHHCHTPIIHCDLKPSNVLLDDEMVGHVGDFGLARLLFDATQDCSIHQSSSIGVRGTIGYTPPEYGLGNNVSTYGDIYSYGILLLEMFTGKRPTDDIFQDNLNLHDFVKAILPEQIIDIIDPILLHVHEREGETRTNNITRNEGQNGNVTSQECLIMIFKIGVACSVEFPRERMSMSAIIIELHSIRQKLLGTNRRRQRLQSTDNILFAFVYML, encoded by the exons ATGACTGGAGGTATCCCACCTTCTTTCGAGAACTTATCTTCTCTAGACGCCTTTGTAGCATCTGATAATAACTTAGGTGGGATTATCCCTACATTTTTTGGTCAATTGACCAAACTTACATTATTTAGTGTGCCTGGAAATAGGTTTTCTGGTACAATTCCTCCCTCAATATCCAATCTCTCTTCATTGATACTATTTGATATAGCAGACAACCAAATCCAGGGACATCTTCCAACATACATAGATTTCACCCTACAAAATATGGAAGTATTTATTATTGCAAACAACCAATTTACTGGATCTATCCCTCTTGCAATATATAATGCCTCAAATTTAGGGATATTTCAATTGAGTCTAAATGAGCTAAGTGGAAAAGTTCATTCTTTGGAAAAGCTAAATAGAATTTCCTCTTTTTTAATTAGCGTTAACAATTTTGGAAATGGAGGTGAGAACGACTTgagttttctttgttctttgacAAATTCCACCTATTTGAATGAGTTGGAGATAAGTTTCAATAACTTTGGGGGAAAGTTGCCTAAGTGCATTGGAAATTTCTCAACTACTCTTATCTATTTAACtctagataataataaaatatatggaaAGATTCCTGTTGAAATTGGAAACATGATCAACTTGGAGAGACTTAGCATGTGGAACAACAAACTATCAGGTAATATTCCCTCTGAAATTGGACAGCTTCAAAAGTTAAAAGTCTTGGAATTACATGCAAACAATTTCTTTGGGAACATTCCGTCCTCTCTTGGAAATTTAACGGTCTTGATGAACTTGTATTTACTTGATAATAATCTTGATGGAAACATCCCGTTAAGTCTAAGCAAGTGCAAAGACTTGTTTTCTTTGAATCTTGCTAATAACAATCTCAATGGTTCAATATCTCCACAAGTCATTGCTCTCTCATTCTCAACAACTTTTCTTGATTTGTCTGCCAACCAATTTACTGGAGCCCTTCCGATGGAAATAGGAAATTTTAAGAATCTTGAATATCTGGATATTTCTGAAAACAAGTTTTTTGGTAAAATTCCAACAAGTCTTGGTAGTTGTGTAAAGCTCGAAACTCTAGCCATGGGCGAAAACCTCTTCCAAGGAATTGTTCCGTTTTCTTTGGAATCATTAAGAGGTCTTGAAAATCTTGATCTCTCCAACAATAATTTGTCAGGACAGATTCCAAAGTTTCTGGAGCTCTTTGTCTACTTGCAATTTTTGAATCTATCTTACAACAATTTTGAGGGTGAGGTACCAACAGTTGGAGTTTTTAAGAACGGAAGTGCAACTTTCATTAAGGGTAATAGTAAGCTTTGTGGGGGTATACCTAAGTTTCAGCTTCCGAAATGTAAATACCAAAAATCTAAGAAGAGAAAGTTGACCCTCACCTTTAAGTTAATATTCTCTATATCTTCTGGGCTTCTAGGAGTAACTTTGGTTCTGTCACTTCTATTTCTTTCCtctttaagaaagaaaagaaaagaaaatacttcAAGTGACTCGGTGAATTTGCTTTTGAATCTATCTTACCAAAATCTCCTTAAAGCAACTGATGGGTTCTCTTCTACCAATTTAATTGGTGTGGGTAACTTTGGATCTGTGTATAAAGGAATTCTTGATCAAGGTAGAGGTAGACATACAATTGCTGTCAAGGTGCTCAACCTTTTGCACCATGGAGCTTCTAAAAGTTTCATGGCCGAGTGTGAGGCTCTGCAAAACATTAGACATCGAAATATTGTAAAGGTTCTTACATCATGTTCTAGTATTGACCATCAAGGTAATGATTTTAAAGCATTGGTATATGAGTTCATGGCAAATGGCAACCTAGATGAATGGCTGCATCCAACACTAAGAACAGACGAGACTCTTGAGGAACCAAGGAATTTGAGTCTTCTTCAGAGATTAGATATTGCCATTGATGTTGCTAATGCATTGGattatcttcatcatcattgccATACACCAATCATCCACTGTGACCTCAAGCCTAGCAATGTTCTTCTTGATGATGAAATGGTTGGACATGTAGGTGACTTTGGCTTGGCAAGATTGCTTTTTGATGCTACCCAAGATTGTTCTATtcaccaatcaagctccatTGGAGTAAGAGGCACAATTGGTTATACTCCTCCag AGTATGGTTTGGGAAATAACGTGTCAACATATGGTGATATCTATAGTTAtggcatattattattagagaTGTTCACGGGAAAAAGGCCTACTGATGATATTTTTCAAGATAACTTAAACCTCCACGACTTTGTTAAAGCAATTTTGCCAGAACAGATAATTGACATTATAGATCCTATCCTTCTGCATGTGCATGAAAGAGAAGGAGAGACGcgtacaaacaacattactcgcAATGAGGGTCAAAATGGAAATGTAACAAGTCAAGAATGCTTGattatgattttcaaaattgggGTTGCTTGTTCGGTTGAATTTCCAAGAGAAAGGATGAGCATGAGTGCTATTATAATTGAGCTACATTCAATTCGACAAAAACTTCTTGGAACTAATAGACGCAGACAAAGGCTACAATCCACAGATAATATATTGTTTGCCTTTGTGTATATGTTATAA
- the LOC115984286 gene encoding probable LRR receptor-like serine/threonine-protein kinase At3g47570 isoform X3 — protein MTGGIPPSFENLSSLDAFVASDNNLGGIIPTFFGQLTKLTLFSVPGNRFSGTIPPSISNLSSLILFDIADNQIQGHLPTYIDFTLQNMEVFIIANNQFTGSIPLAIYNASNLGIFQLSLNELSGKVHSLEKLNRISSFLISVNNFGNGGENDLSFLCSLTNSTYLNELEISFNNFGGKLPKCIGNFSTTLIYLTLDNNKIYGKIPVEIGNMINLERLSMWNNKLSGNIPSEIGQLQKLKVLELHANNFFGNIPSSLGNLTVLMNLYLLDNNLDGNIPLSLSKCKDLFSLNLANNNLNGSISPQVIALSFSTTFLDLSANQFTGALPMEIGNFKNLEYLDISENKFFGKIPTSLGSCVKLETLAMGENLFQGIVPFSLESLRGLENLDLSNNNLSGQIPKFLELFVYLQFLNLSYNNFEGEVPTVGVFKNGSATFIKGNSKLCGGIPKFQLPKCKYQKSKKRKLTLTFKLIFSISSGLLGVTLVLSLLFLSSLRKKRKENTSSDSVNLLLNLSYQNLLKATDGFSSTNLIGVGNFGSVYKGILDQGRGRHTIAVKVLNLLHHGASKSFMAECEALQNIRHRNIVKVLTSCSSIDHQGNDFKALVYEFMANGNLDEWLHPTLRTDETLEEPRNLSLLQRLDIAIDVANALDYLHHHCHTPIIHCDLKPSNVLLDDEMVGHVGDFGLARLLFDATQDCSIHQSSSIGVRGTIGYTPPGAQE, from the exons ATGACTGGAGGTATCCCACCTTCTTTCGAGAACTTATCTTCTCTAGACGCCTTTGTAGCATCTGATAATAACTTAGGTGGGATTATCCCTACATTTTTTGGTCAATTGACCAAACTTACATTATTTAGTGTGCCTGGAAATAGGTTTTCTGGTACAATTCCTCCCTCAATATCCAATCTCTCTTCATTGATACTATTTGATATAGCAGACAACCAAATCCAGGGACATCTTCCAACATACATAGATTTCACCCTACAAAATATGGAAGTATTTATTATTGCAAACAACCAATTTACTGGATCTATCCCTCTTGCAATATATAATGCCTCAAATTTAGGGATATTTCAATTGAGTCTAAATGAGCTAAGTGGAAAAGTTCATTCTTTGGAAAAGCTAAATAGAATTTCCTCTTTTTTAATTAGCGTTAACAATTTTGGAAATGGAGGTGAGAACGACTTgagttttctttgttctttgacAAATTCCACCTATTTGAATGAGTTGGAGATAAGTTTCAATAACTTTGGGGGAAAGTTGCCTAAGTGCATTGGAAATTTCTCAACTACTCTTATCTATTTAACtctagataataataaaatatatggaaAGATTCCTGTTGAAATTGGAAACATGATCAACTTGGAGAGACTTAGCATGTGGAACAACAAACTATCAGGTAATATTCCCTCTGAAATTGGACAGCTTCAAAAGTTAAAAGTCTTGGAATTACATGCAAACAATTTCTTTGGGAACATTCCGTCCTCTCTTGGAAATTTAACGGTCTTGATGAACTTGTATTTACTTGATAATAATCTTGATGGAAACATCCCGTTAAGTCTAAGCAAGTGCAAAGACTTGTTTTCTTTGAATCTTGCTAATAACAATCTCAATGGTTCAATATCTCCACAAGTCATTGCTCTCTCATTCTCAACAACTTTTCTTGATTTGTCTGCCAACCAATTTACTGGAGCCCTTCCGATGGAAATAGGAAATTTTAAGAATCTTGAATATCTGGATATTTCTGAAAACAAGTTTTTTGGTAAAATTCCAACAAGTCTTGGTAGTTGTGTAAAGCTCGAAACTCTAGCCATGGGCGAAAACCTCTTCCAAGGAATTGTTCCGTTTTCTTTGGAATCATTAAGAGGTCTTGAAAATCTTGATCTCTCCAACAATAATTTGTCAGGACAGATTCCAAAGTTTCTGGAGCTCTTTGTCTACTTGCAATTTTTGAATCTATCTTACAACAATTTTGAGGGTGAGGTACCAACAGTTGGAGTTTTTAAGAACGGAAGTGCAACTTTCATTAAGGGTAATAGTAAGCTTTGTGGGGGTATACCTAAGTTTCAGCTTCCGAAATGTAAATACCAAAAATCTAAGAAGAGAAAGTTGACCCTCACCTTTAAGTTAATATTCTCTATATCTTCTGGGCTTCTAGGAGTAACTTTGGTTCTGTCACTTCTATTTCTTTCCtctttaagaaagaaaagaaaagaaaatacttcAAGTGACTCGGTGAATTTGCTTTTGAATCTATCTTACCAAAATCTCCTTAAAGCAACTGATGGGTTCTCTTCTACCAATTTAATTGGTGTGGGTAACTTTGGATCTGTGTATAAAGGAATTCTTGATCAAGGTAGAGGTAGACATACAATTGCTGTCAAGGTGCTCAACCTTTTGCACCATGGAGCTTCTAAAAGTTTCATGGCCGAGTGTGAGGCTCTGCAAAACATTAGACATCGAAATATTGTAAAGGTTCTTACATCATGTTCTAGTATTGACCATCAAGGTAATGATTTTAAAGCATTGGTATATGAGTTCATGGCAAATGGCAACCTAGATGAATGGCTGCATCCAACACTAAGAACAGACGAGACTCTTGAGGAACCAAGGAATTTGAGTCTTCTTCAGAGATTAGATATTGCCATTGATGTTGCTAATGCATTGGattatcttcatcatcattgccATACACCAATCATCCACTGTGACCTCAAGCCTAGCAATGTTCTTCTTGATGATGAAATGGTTGGACATGTAGGTGACTTTGGCTTGGCAAGATTGCTTTTTGATGCTACCCAAGATTGTTCTATtcaccaatcaagctccatTGGAGTAAGAGGCACAATTGGTTATACTCCTCCag GTGCACAAGAATGA